Proteins from one Neodiprion fabricii isolate iyNeoFabr1 chromosome 5, iyNeoFabr1.1, whole genome shotgun sequence genomic window:
- the LOC124181988 gene encoding general transcription factor II-I repeat domain-containing protein 2-like: MDDHVAKKQKKDSNYDTAWLTDFFVAKYEDTSMCLLCGLIFQLNDQVKIKNHFNACHSEYDNDFPKDSRDRSTKICSLLQCYPMLPKPQYGTVVMLDNMFTETDKSALEFSYKVAYLLARSERPPDDGSKFAEDLIYLFINYACNQDNEVKTGLMKKLHNVQLSVPTMQIRVHAIRAEILKQIDADLERCEWFSLQFSKYESINTASPPLCSVYVRMVFQDFYITEELLKVIPLNAMKLKDQDGFEKLKNFLTSKKIQLKKLVAVTASTACKEFIQCFKDDSDFSHVLTFHCVTEELVLAASALQMSWVFNPIVNIVNTIRGSVHLKATGILPELLTEIEAIPKDSLSSKEESMLFEGRLLLKRFQEDLLQVRAFLQSKRVLWKYPELQIKEWQMDLAFAVDISQHLHNLKVQLEGKSVVEPQIFNLYEYVKCFQQTAGLYAEHLHKNKLSANIFKHLTKTVDEMDSAIIFNGERFARHLEILKASFESRFKDFKYVEKIVKYFSCPIFNCDDTVEQEITSEIYNVFPDLSDPFLISREVVSIAHDENARRMLFSIAQDGKNIEHFWSAINQDEYQTLVKTFRRLMSCFGFTQLSRNLFSSMERIKSSLRSRTATDKYLNDVLTISSTSYRPDIEKLCETN; the protein is encoded by the coding sequence ATGGATGATCACGTTgcaaaaaaacagaaaaaagacTCGAATTACGACACTGCGTGGTTGACTGATTTTTTTGTCGCTAAATATGAGGACACTTCCATGTGTCTTTTATGcggtttaatttttcaacttaatgatcaagtaaaaatcaaaaaccacTTCAATGCTTGTCACAGTGAATACGACAATGACTTTCCGAAAGATTCCAGAGATCGTTCGACGAAAATTTGTAGTCTACTTCAGTGCTACCCTATGCTTCCAAAACCTCAATACGGCACGGTGGTAATGCTTGACAATATGTTTACTGAAACTGACAAATCGGCTCTGGAATTCTCTTATAAAGTCGCTTACTTGCTGGCTCGATCTGAAAGACCACCCGACGACGGATCAAAGTTTGCCGAGGATCTGATCTACCTGTTTATTAACTACGCGTGCAACCAAGACAATGAAGTCAAAACAGGActcatgaaaaaattgcacaatGTACAGCTCTCCGTTCCGACAATGCAAATCAGAGTCCATGCGATCAGAGCTGAAATATTGAAGCAGATTGATGCCGATTTGGAAAGATGCGAATGGTTCTCGTTGCAGTTCAGCAAATATGAAAGTATAAACACGGCAAGCCCGCCTCTGTGCAGTGTCTATGTACGAATGGTATTTCAAGATTTCTATATAACCGAGGAACTACTCAAAGTGATTCCCTTAAATGCGATGAAACTAAAAGATCAGGATGGGTTTGAAAAACTGAAGAATTTTCTCACTAGCAAGAAGattcagttgaaaaaattggtcGCTGTAACTGCATCCACAGCGTGTAAAGAGTTTATTCAATGCTTCAAGGATGATTCAGACTTTTCGCACGTGCTAACATTTCACTGTGTCACCGAAGAGCTGGTTTTGGCTGCCAGCGCTCTGCAGATGTCGTGGGTTTTCAACCCGATCGTCAACATTGTGAACACTATTCGAGGCTCGGTGCACCTTAAGGCCACGGGAATCTTGCCAGAATTGTTGACGGAGATCGAAGCAATTCCTAAAGATTCTTTGAGCTCTAAGGAAGAATCAATGTTGTTCGAAGGGAGACTGTTACTGAAAAGGTTTCAGGAAGATCTGCTGCAGGTGAGAGCTTTCTTACAGTCGAAGAGAGTCCTTTGGAAGTACCCTGAACTCCAAATCAAGGAGTGGCAGATGGATTTGGCATTTGCAGTCGATATCAGTCAGCATCTACATAACTTGAAGGTGCAGTTAGAAGGGAAAAGTGTGGTTGAgccgcaaattttcaatctataCGAGTATGTGAAGTGCTTCCAACAAACAGCAGGGCTGTATGCCGAACACTTgcacaaaaataaactgtctgcaaatatttttaaacacttGACCAAGACCGTGGATGAAATGGACTCAGCGATAATTTTCAATGGAGAGCGCTTTGCTCGACATTTGGAGATACTTAAAGCATCGTTCGAGTCAAGATTCAAAGACTTCAAATATGTAGAGAAAATCGTCAAATATTTCAGTTGTCCCATTTTTAACTGTGATGACACTGTAGAGCAGGAAATTACTTCCGAAATTTACAATGTCTTTCCTGATTTGTCGGACCCATTTCTCATTTCCAGGGAAGTTGTTAGCATCGCCCATGACGAAAACGCTCGACGAATGTTATTTTCAATAGCTCAagatggtaaaaatattgagcATTTTTGGTCTGCAATTAATCAAGATGAATACCAAACTCTTGTAAAGACTTTCAGAAGATTAATGTCCTGCTTTGGTTTTACTCAGTTGTCTCGAAATCTATTTTCCTCCATGGAACGCATCAAGTCATCGCTGAGGTCGCGAACTGCAaccgataaatatttaaatgatgTATTAACCATTTCTTCAACTTCTTACCGTCCGGACATAGAGAAATTATGTGAAACTAATTAA